In a single window of the Pseudobdellovibrionaceae bacterium genome:
- a CDS encoding amidohydrolase family protein has translation MKKKQSPLVIKGVYDSHIHLLGTGLQCKTLNLFHLKSSKELLQLNIKDSHFRGEVLFGFGWQDHLWNKTLWKDNKNTLWGEENCSYASILDQYFTEYPVFFVSSDGHSAWLNSLALKKFSCPSLGGLLQDNLKASVQDQLPPYSEKQMSEAIIAAQNIFNTAGFTHVRDMSCDPHYWNSLLNQDSLLSLRIEQNMGAENPQHFSKALQLAILARKERLLNIKVCGVKVYYDGSLGANTALLQSAYLNHKKELASPKALIEPTDLKEMLKQSWMSNLDFSVHVIGNKASQEVLDIAEAVIKEFTQKGLPIKKLNLEHVQLLSKNSLKILARHKNIICHLQPCHFLSDKAWLKNQLSKETLKELFLWKDLEDQKQLFYFGSDSPVEPPNIFLNNKALTEAQTWGILNVSKPWLYYHTHPDKKWVGESYTKIDEENKKILEVCFNGKIIVKN, from the coding sequence TTGAAAAAAAAACAATCCCCCTTGGTTATTAAAGGGGTTTACGACAGTCATATTCATTTATTAGGAACTGGTTTACAGTGTAAAACTTTAAACCTTTTTCATCTAAAGTCTTCTAAAGAATTATTACAATTAAATATTAAAGATTCGCATTTTCGAGGTGAAGTTTTATTTGGTTTTGGTTGGCAAGATCATTTATGGAACAAAACTTTATGGAAAGATAATAAAAACACTTTATGGGGAGAAGAGAATTGCTCGTACGCTAGTATTTTAGACCAATACTTTACTGAGTACCCCGTATTTTTTGTTAGCTCAGACGGGCATAGTGCTTGGTTAAATAGCCTTGCTTTAAAAAAATTTTCTTGCCCCTCTTTAGGAGGGCTATTGCAGGATAACTTAAAGGCTAGTGTACAAGATCAGTTACCACCTTATAGTGAAAAACAAATGAGCGAAGCTATAATTGCTGCGCAAAATATTTTTAACACCGCAGGTTTTACCCATGTAAGAGATATGTCTTGCGACCCTCATTATTGGAATAGTTTATTAAACCAAGACTCTTTGCTAAGTTTAAGAATTGAACAAAATATGGGAGCCGAAAACCCTCAGCATTTTTCTAAAGCTTTACAGCTAGCTATATTAGCTCGCAAAGAACGCTTATTAAATATTAAAGTTTGCGGAGTTAAGGTGTATTATGATGGTTCTTTAGGGGCTAATACGGCATTACTACAATCTGCGTATTTAAATCATAAAAAAGAATTAGCATCACCAAAAGCCTTAATAGAACCTACTGACTTAAAAGAAATGTTAAAACAATCATGGATGTCTAACTTAGATTTTTCGGTACATGTTATTGGCAATAAAGCCTCCCAAGAAGTACTAGACATTGCCGAAGCCGTTATTAAAGAATTTACCCAAAAAGGGCTACCTATTAAAAAGTTAAATTTAGAACATGTGCAGTTGTTAAGTAAAAACAGCTTAAAAATATTGGCTCGGCATAAAAATATTATTTGCCACCTGCAGCCTTGCCATTTTTTAAGTGATAAAGCTTGGTTAAAAAATCAGTTATCTAAAGAAACTTTAAAGGAGTTGTTTTTGTGGAAAGATTTAGAAGATCAAAAACAGTTATTTTATTTTGGAAGTGATAGCCCTGTAGAACCTCCTAATATATTTTTAAATAACAAGGCTTTAACAGAGGCTCAAACTTGGGGTATTTTAAATGTTAGTAAACCGTGGTTATACTATCACACGCATCCTGATAAAAAGTGGGTGGGTGAGTCTTACACAAAAATAGATGAGGAAAATAAAAAAATTTTAGAAGTATGTTTTAATGGCAAGATTATTGTAAAAAATTAA
- a CDS encoding hybrid sensor histidine kinase/response regulator has translation MKKLLSNDFEVCTTSSDKEALSLIKNTSFSLIISQMDLKTTTGIEVFKQIKTTHLSDSIRILITQPNAEKTTLIEAINHGYIYHYLKPDYSTAELQNLIYKALKQFEAKITIEQKDLELSQAYTNLQDLDKAKTQFMMLINHELKTPLTNIINFISLLKVSKLNTEQEKYVNYIEAGTSILKKLITESLNFIAAETGQLPLNKNKTNIPALLKNPLEKLQEKLKKKNQSLDLKICDQAIHVDIKIIQQILDHLLHNAIKFGPENSEILLHVSSVKDKNLGSVQFSIANAGGKIPDNVIENILKPFVLNEYSMNHSQGFGLGLSLCQALLKVHGSKLQFTNSNTSTTVSFYL, from the coding sequence ATGAAAAAACTTTTATCAAATGATTTTGAGGTGTGCACCACTTCGTCTGACAAAGAAGCCTTAAGTCTAATTAAAAACACAAGCTTTTCATTAATTATCAGTCAAATGGATTTAAAAACCACCACAGGTATCGAAGTATTTAAACAAATAAAAACCACACACCTTTCTGACAGCATTCGTATTTTAATAACACAACCTAACGCAGAAAAAACCACTTTAATTGAGGCCATTAACCATGGGTATATTTATCATTATTTAAAGCCAGACTACTCTACCGCAGAATTACAAAATTTAATTTACAAAGCCTTAAAACAATTTGAAGCAAAAATAACTATTGAACAAAAAGATTTAGAACTAAGCCAAGCCTATACTAACTTACAAGACTTAGACAAAGCAAAAACACAATTTATGATGCTTATTAATCATGAGTTAAAAACACCTCTTACTAATATTATTAATTTTATATCCTTATTAAAAGTATCTAAGCTAAATACAGAACAAGAAAAATATGTAAACTATATAGAAGCTGGCACAAGTATATTAAAAAAATTAATTACAGAAAGTTTAAATTTTATAGCTGCAGAAACAGGTCAACTACCATTAAATAAAAATAAAACTAATATTCCTGCTTTGCTAAAAAATCCTTTAGAAAAATTACAAGAAAAGCTAAAAAAGAAAAATCAAAGTTTAGATTTAAAAATTTGTGACCAAGCAATTCATGTGGATATAAAAATCATACAACAAATTTTAGATCACCTTTTACACAATGCCATAAAATTTGGCCCCGAAAATAGTGAAATTTTGCTGCATGTAAGTTCTGTAAAAGATAAAAATTTAGGCTCTGTGCAATTTTCTATTGCTAATGCAGGGGGGAAGATTCCCGATAATGTTATAGAAAATATATTAAAGCCCTTTGTTTTAAATGAGTATAGTATGAACCACAGCCAAGGCTTTGGCTTGGGGTTAAGCCTTTGTCAGGCTTTGTTAAAGGTTCATGGGTCTAAACTACAATTTACTAACTCTAATACCTCTACC